In Xiphophorus maculatus strain JP 163 A chromosome 2, X_maculatus-5.0-male, whole genome shotgun sequence, one genomic interval encodes:
- the chd2 gene encoding chromodomain-helicase-DNA-binding protein 2 isoform X2: MMKNKNKKQEDEGSTQSNASSNSASEESNRSASESGSQSESEHGSVRRRSHNSESNSSSESESRSESESESIGSKSQQATSEAKDKPVRKKERLADVKKMWEEHPDVYGVRRSNRSRQEPARLNIGAEGSSDSESESPKRKSSRTKKKEPQTKSSKKQQSQKGRKLRKQESSAEDDDDDDDDDDDDEDDTPKRQTRRRGATKIKSYKEDQHDFETDSDDLIEMTGDAGEEQQDDDSETIERVLDCRTGSKGATGASTTVYAVEENGDPCEGFDPEKDEGETQYLIKWKGWSYIHNTWESIDSLTQQKVKGLKKLDNFKKKNDELNSWLSKASPEDVEFHNCQQELTSDLTKQFQVVERVIATKTGKTPGSSDFPSHSHKTPSSNEPEYLCKWMGLPYSECSWEDGALVRKKFQHCIDGFMSRNSSKTIPSKDCKVLKQRPRFVALKKQPSYIGDENLELRDYQLDGLNWLAHSWCRCNSVILADEMGLGKTIQTISFLSYLFHQHQLYGPFLVVVPLSTLTSWQREFDTWAPDMNVVVYLGDVMSRKTIRDYEWVNHQTKRIRFNALLTTYEILLKDKGVLGNINWAFLGVDEAHRLKNDDSLLYKSLMEFRSNHRLLITGTPLQNSLKELWSLLHFLMPDKFDSWEDFEDEHGKGRDNGYQSLHKVLEPFLLRRVKKDVEKSLPAKVEQILRVDMSAQQKQFYKWILTRNYKALSKGTRGSSSGFLNIVMELKKCCNHSFLIKLPEEGDGETQLESLQALVRGSGKLVLLDKLLTRLRERGNRVLIFSQMVRMLDILAEYLTKKRYPFQRLDGSIKGEIRKQALDHFNAEGSEDFCFLLSTRAGGLGINLASADTVVIFDSDWNPQNDLQAQARAHRIGQKKQVNIYRLVTKGTVEEDIIERAKKKMVLDHLVIQRMDTTGRTVLDNNSGNSNSNPFNKEELTAILKFGAEDLFKEAEGEESEPQEMDIEEILRLAETRETDQGSSATDELLSQFKVANFSSMEDTTPEFEEKPIREWDDIIPEEQRRKIEEAEKQREMEDIFMLPRSRSSNKRAQANDSDSDVGSKLKQRSSGSDSETDDSDDDKKPKKRGRPRARKNNVEGFTDAEIRRFIKAYKKFGSPLERLEAIARDSELVDKSIADLKRLGELIHSSCVTAVQEHEEQLKENPVEAKGHGKRRGINIKISGVQVNAKSIIQHEEEFEPLHKVVPLNPAERNKFILTCRVKVAHFDVEWDLQDDTQLLLGIYEHGFGNWDLIKTDPDLQLADKILPDDPNKKPQGKQLQARAEYLLKLLKKEQDNAILSKSGEEVKVKKRKPRAKKEAKVLKDEQGNEISSPRLSDNLSEEGEVKEEGAEKSPVKKRQKKKDNKENKEKQGTPKKEKDGDKEKKTAKPRKEKAKAAKGKKTQGPVHITAGSEPVPIEGKEDDELDQETFSICKERMRPVKKALKQLDKPDEGLSDQEQLQHTRTCLLKIGDRITECLKAYSDPEHVKIWRRNLWIFVSKFTEFSARKLHKLYKMAQKKRSHDEEKEHKKKDDSSGRIKSFRPEPSGSSRDSTGIPSSKSAPLPSQSGTHGHHREPYNAANKRHFGNNDRGDWPRDRKYGYQGNSNQPWQGDRHHPYDPHRYKDHYGDRRPHGDAYRSSGGYRNNTSPRKRPYEQYGNDRDHRGHRPYYDRHPDNKRRRPDEFHPSYHQGRDGPPQDFRRMPDHRTQGPPGPEHYNRPFHPDKPLPLMDPRSPQAQKSPQDSRSPLERPMDPGLMADPNWNSRKT, from the exons AtgatgaagaataaaaataaaaaacaagaggaCGAAGGATCGACCCAGAGTAATGCTTCAAG cAATTCAGCTTCAGAGGAGTCCAACCGTTCGGCGTCCGAGTCTGGAAGTCAGTCAGAAAGCGAGCATGGCAGTGTGAGGAGGCGCTCGCACAACTCTGAGTCAAACAGCTCCTCTGAGTCAGAGAGCCGCTCAGAGTCAGAGAGCGAGTCCATCGGGTCCAAATCGCAGCAAGCCACTTCTGAGGCCAAAGACAAACCAGTCAGAAAGAAGGAGCGCCTGGCTGATGTGAAGAAG ATGTGGGAAGAACACCCAGATGTGTACGGCGTCAGGAGGTCGAATCGGAGCAGACAGGAGCCGGCTCGTCTCAACATCGGAGCTGAG GGCAGCAGTGACTCGGAGAGCGAGAGCCCTAAAAGAAAATCTTCTCGAACAAAGAAAAAGGA gCCTCAGACCAAATCATCAAAAAAGCAGCAGTCtcaaaaaggaagaaagttgAGAAAACAGGAATCGTCAGCTGAAGACGACGATGATGACGACGACGACGATGACGACGATGAAGACGATACTCCAAAGAGACAGACTCGAAGAAGAGGGGCCACAAAAATTAAgag CTATAAAGAAGATCAGCATGACTTCGAAACCGACTCTGATGACCTGATCGAAATGACCGGAGATGCTGGTGAGGAGCAGCAGGACGACGACAGCGAAACCATCGAGAGGGTTCTTGATTGCAGGACCGGCAGCAAAGGAG CCACTGGAGCTTCCACCACTGTGTACGCCGTGGAGGAGAACGGGGACCCATGTGAAGGTTTCGATCCCGAGAAAGATGAAGGAGAGACTCAGTATCTGATCAAGTGGAAGGGCTGGTCCTACATCCACAACACCTGGGAGAGCATCGACTCGCTAACGCAGCAGAAGGTCAAGGGGTTGAAGAAACTGGACAACTTTAAGAAGAAAAACGATGAGTTGAATTCTTG GTTAAGTAAAGCGTCTCCTGAGGATGTGGAGTTTCATAACTGCCAGCAGGAGCTCACATCTGACTTGACGAAGCAGTTTCAAGTTGTGGAGCGAGTTATTG caacaaaaacaggaaagactCCAGGTTCCTCTGATTTTCCCT CCCACAGTCACAAGACTCCATCCTCGAACGAGCCGGAGTACCTGTGCAAGTGGATGGGCTTGCCGTACTCTGAGTGCAGCTGGGAGGACGGCGCCTTGGTCAGGAAGAAGTTTCAGCACTGCATCGACGGCTTCATGAGCCGAAACTCCAGTAAAACCATCCCGTCGAAGGACTGCAAG GTATTAAAGCAAAGGCCGAGGTTTGTCGCCTTAAAGAAACAGCCATCATATATTGGTGATGAGAACCTTGAGCTAAGAGATTACCAGCTGGACGGGTTGAACTGGCTGGCTCACTCCTGGTGCAG GTGCAACAGCGTCATCCTGGCCGATGAGATGGGGCTGGGGAAGACCATCCAGACCATCTCCTTCCTGTCCTACCTGTTCCACCAGCATCAGCTCTACGGACCCTTTCTGGTGGTGGTGCCTCTGTCCACGTTGACCTCCTGGCAGAGGGAGTTTGACACCTGGGCTCCGGACATGAACGTGGTGGTCTACTTGGGCGACGTCATGAGCAGGAAAACG ATCCGTGACTACGAGTGGGTGAACCATCAGACCAAAAGAATCCGTTTCAACGCCCTCTTAACTACCTATGAGATTCTGCTTAAAGACAAG GGCGTCCTGGGGAATATTAACTGGGCCTTCCTGGGTGTGGATGAAGCTCACAGGCTGAAGAATGATGACTCCCTGCTCTACAAATCCTTAATGGAGTTCAGATCCAACCATAGACTCCTCATTACCGGCACTCCGCTACAGAACTCCCTCAAGGAGCTCTGGTCTCTGTTACACTTCTTAATGCCCGACAA GTTTGACTCCTGGGAGGATTTTGAGGATGAACACGGAAAAGGAAGGGACAATGGTTATCAGAGTCTCCACAAAGTCCTGGAGCCATTCCTGCTCCGAAGGGTCAAGAAAGACGTAGAGAAATCTCTACCTGCCAAAGTGGAGCAAATCCTCCGCGTTGACATGTCGGCGCAGCAGAAGCAGTTCTACAa GTGGATTTTAACAAGGAATTACAAAGCCCTTTCCAAAGGTACCCGCGGCAGCTCCAGTGGCTTCCTAAACATTGTGATGGAGCTTAAAAAGTGCTGCAACCATAGTTTCCTCATTAAGCTGCCTGAGGAGGGAGACGGAGAAACGCAGCTGGAAAGCCTCCAG GCTTTGGTGAGGGGCAGTGGAAAGCTGGTCCTGCTGGACAAACTGCTGACCCGACTCCGCGAACGAGGCAACAGAGTCCTGATCTTCTCCCAGATGGTCAGGATGTTGGACATACTGGCCGAATATCTCACAAAGAAGCGATACCCTTTTCAG CGGCTGGACGGTTCAATAAAGGGAGAAATCCGAAAGCAGGCACTGGACCACTTTAATGCAGAGGGATCAGAG GacttctgcttcctgttgtcCACCAGAGCTGGAGGTTTGGGTATTAACTTGGCCTCGGCAGACACTGTCGTCATATTCGACTCGGACTGGAACCCTCAGAACGACCTGCAGGCCCAGGCCAGAGCCCACAGGATCGGACAGAAGAAGCAG GTGAATATATATCGGCTCGTCACTAAAGGAACGGTGGAAGAGGACATCATCGAGAGGGCAAAGAAGAAGATGGTTTTGGACCATCTGGTCATTCAGAGAATGGACACGACAGGCCGAACGGTTCTGGATAACAACTCAGGAAACTCAAA TTCAAACCCCTTCAATAAGGAAGAACTGACTGCTATTCTCAAGTTTGGTGCTGAAGATCTGTTCAAAGAGGCAGAGGGAGAGGAGTCCGAGCCACAG gaGATGGATATAGAAGAGATCCTGAGGTTGGCAGAAACAAGAGAAACTGATCAAGGCTCCAGCGCTACAGATGAGCTTCTATCACAGTTTAAG GTCGCCAACTTCTCCAGTATGGAAGACACCACTCCGGAGTTTGAGGAGAAGCCCATACGGGAATGGGACGACATCATTCCTGAGGAGCAGCGGCGTAAAATTGAGGAGGCGGAGAAGCAGCGGGAGATGGAAGACATCTTCATGCTGCCCAGGAGCAGGAGCTCCAACAAGAGG GCTCAAGCCAATGACAGCGACAGCGATGTGGGCTCGAAGCTGAAGCAGCGCTCGTCTGGCTCAGACAGCGAGACGGATGACAGCGACGACGACAAGAAGCCAAAGAAAAGAGGCAGACCTCGAGCTCGCAAAAACAACGTGGAGGGCTTCACCGATGCAGAAATCCGCAG ATTCATTAAAGCCTATAAGAAGTTTGGATCGCCACTGGAGAG acTGGAAGCCATCGCCCGAGACTCTGAGTTGGTGGACAAATCCATCGCAGACCTCAAGAGGCTGGGCGAACTGATTCACTCCAGCTGCGTGACGGCCGTGCAGGAACACGAGGAACAGCTCAAAGAGAACCCAGTTGAAG ccaaAGGTCATGGGAAACGCAGAGGAATCAACATTAAGATTTCAGGAGTTCAGGTCAATGCCAAGTCAATCATCCAGCACGAGGAGGAGTTTGAGCCGCTTCACAAAGTCGTGCCCCTTAACCCCGCTGAGAGGAACAA GTTCATACTGACTTGCAGGGTTAAAGTCGCCCACTTTGATGTGGAGTGGGATCTGCAGGACGACACTCAGCTTCTACTGGGCATCTACGAACACGGCTTTGGAAACTGGGATCTGATAAAGACAGATCCCGACCTGCAACTGGCTGATAAG ATTCTTCCAGACGACCCAAACAAGAAGCCTCAGGGCAAGCAGTTGCAGGCGAGAGCTGAGTATTTGCTCAAGCTGCTTAAGAAAGAGCAAGACAACGCGATTCTATCTAAATCCGGAGAGGAG GTTAAGGTGAAGAAGAGGAAGCCCCGAGCTAAGAAGGAAGCCAAGGTTCTCAAAGACGAGCAGGGCAACGAGATCTCGTCCCCCCGGCTGTCCGATAACCTGTCAGAGGAAGGAGAGGTCAAG GAAGAGGGAGCGGAGAAGTCTCCTGTGAAGaagaggcaaaagaaaaaagataacaaggaaaacaaagaaaaacagggaacacctaaaaaagagaaagatggagacaaggaaaagaaaaccgCCAAGCCCAGAAAGGAGAAG GCTAAGGCAGCCAAAGGGAAGAAGACTCAAGGTCCAGTTCACATCACGGCCGGTTCCGAGCCCGTTCCCATCGAAGGAAAGGAGGACGACGAGCTCGACCAGGAAACCTTTAGTATT TGTAAGGAGCGCATGCGGCCGGTGAAGAAGGCCCTCAAGCAACTGGACAAACCCGATGAAGGACTGTCCGACCAGGAGCAGCTCCAGCACACACGCACATGCCTGCTGAAGATCGGAGACCGAATCACAGAGTGCCTTAAAGCGTACAGCGACCCCGAACATGTCAAAATATGgcgcag GAATCTCTGGATTTTTGTGTCAAAGTTCACAGAGTTCAGTGCCAGAAAGCTGCACAAGCTTTACAAAATGGCTCAAAAGAAGCGATCGCATGATGAAGAG AAGGAGCACAAGAAGAAGGACGATTCCTCAGGGAGGATAAAATCCTTCAGACCAGAACCTTCGGGGTCCAGTCGAGACTCCACAGGCATACCGTCCTCCAAATCCGCTCCTCTCCCGAGCCAATCAGGAACACACGGACACCACAGGGAACCATACAACGCTGCTAACAAACGACACTTTGGCAACAACG atcgAGGAGACTGGCCGAGAGATCGTAAATACGGTTATCAAGGAAACAGCAATCAGCCTTGGCAGGGAGACCGCCACCATCCATACGACCCTCATCGTTACAAGGATCACTACGGAGATCGACGTCCCCACGGAGACGCGTATCGAAGCTCAGGAGGTTACCGTAACAACACCTCTCCTCGAAAAAGGCCGTATGAGCAGTACGGCAACGACAGGGACCACAGGGGACATCGGCCCTATTATGACAG GCACCCGGACAACAAACGGAGACGCCCCGATGAGTTCCACCCCAGTTACCACCAGGGCAGAGACGGCCCTCCTCAGGACTTCAGGAGGATGCCGGATCACAGAACACAGGGTCCGCCGGGGCCGGAGCATTACAACCGGCCCTTCCACCCAGACAAACCCCTCCCGCTGATGGACCCCCGCTCCCCGCAGGCTCAGAAGTCTCCGCAGGACTCCCGCTCCCCACTGGAACGCCCCATGGATCCCGGCCTTATGGCGGATCCAAACTGGAACAGCAGGAAAACATAG
- the chd2 gene encoding chromodomain-helicase-DNA-binding protein 2 isoform X1, which yields MMKNKNKKQEDEGSTQSNASSNSASEESNRSASESGSQSESEHGSVRRRSHNSESNSSSESESRSESESESIGSKSQQATSEAKDKPVRKKERLADVKKMWEEHPDVYGVRRSNRSRQEPARLNIGAEGSSDSESESPKRKSSRTKKKENIWKDDDSIDEEEEEEKEETSDSSDSEQEEKKVRSRRLPARRPQTKSSKKQQSQKGRKLRKQESSAEDDDDDDDDDDDDEDDTPKRQTRRRGATKIKSYKEDQHDFETDSDDLIEMTGDAGEEQQDDDSETIERVLDCRTGSKGATGASTTVYAVEENGDPCEGFDPEKDEGETQYLIKWKGWSYIHNTWESIDSLTQQKVKGLKKLDNFKKKNDELNSWLSKASPEDVEFHNCQQELTSDLTKQFQVVERVIATKTGKTPGSSDFPSHSHKTPSSNEPEYLCKWMGLPYSECSWEDGALVRKKFQHCIDGFMSRNSSKTIPSKDCKVLKQRPRFVALKKQPSYIGDENLELRDYQLDGLNWLAHSWCRCNSVILADEMGLGKTIQTISFLSYLFHQHQLYGPFLVVVPLSTLTSWQREFDTWAPDMNVVVYLGDVMSRKTIRDYEWVNHQTKRIRFNALLTTYEILLKDKGVLGNINWAFLGVDEAHRLKNDDSLLYKSLMEFRSNHRLLITGTPLQNSLKELWSLLHFLMPDKFDSWEDFEDEHGKGRDNGYQSLHKVLEPFLLRRVKKDVEKSLPAKVEQILRVDMSAQQKQFYKWILTRNYKALSKGTRGSSSGFLNIVMELKKCCNHSFLIKLPEEGDGETQLESLQALVRGSGKLVLLDKLLTRLRERGNRVLIFSQMVRMLDILAEYLTKKRYPFQRLDGSIKGEIRKQALDHFNAEGSEDFCFLLSTRAGGLGINLASADTVVIFDSDWNPQNDLQAQARAHRIGQKKQVNIYRLVTKGTVEEDIIERAKKKMVLDHLVIQRMDTTGRTVLDNNSGNSNSNPFNKEELTAILKFGAEDLFKEAEGEESEPQEMDIEEILRLAETRETDQGSSATDELLSQFKVANFSSMEDTTPEFEEKPIREWDDIIPEEQRRKIEEAEKQREMEDIFMLPRSRSSNKRAQANDSDSDVGSKLKQRSSGSDSETDDSDDDKKPKKRGRPRARKNNVEGFTDAEIRRFIKAYKKFGSPLERLEAIARDSELVDKSIADLKRLGELIHSSCVTAVQEHEEQLKENPVEAKGHGKRRGINIKISGVQVNAKSIIQHEEEFEPLHKVVPLNPAERNKFILTCRVKVAHFDVEWDLQDDTQLLLGIYEHGFGNWDLIKTDPDLQLADKILPDDPNKKPQGKQLQARAEYLLKLLKKEQDNAILSKSGEEVKVKKRKPRAKKEAKVLKDEQGNEISSPRLSDNLSEEGEVKEEGAEKSPVKKRQKKKDNKENKEKQGTPKKEKDGDKEKKTAKPRKEKAKAAKGKKTQGPVHITAGSEPVPIEGKEDDELDQETFSICKERMRPVKKALKQLDKPDEGLSDQEQLQHTRTCLLKIGDRITECLKAYSDPEHVKIWRRNLWIFVSKFTEFSARKLHKLYKMAQKKRSHDEEKEHKKKDDSSGRIKSFRPEPSGSSRDSTGIPSSKSAPLPSQSGTHGHHREPYNAANKRHFGNNDRGDWPRDRKYGYQGNSNQPWQGDRHHPYDPHRYKDHYGDRRPHGDAYRSSGGYRNNTSPRKRPYEQYGNDRDHRGHRPYYDRHPDNKRRRPDEFHPSYHQGRDGPPQDFRRMPDHRTQGPPGPEHYNRPFHPDKPLPLMDPRSPQAQKSPQDSRSPLERPMDPGLMADPNWNSRKT from the exons AtgatgaagaataaaaataaaaaacaagaggaCGAAGGATCGACCCAGAGTAATGCTTCAAG cAATTCAGCTTCAGAGGAGTCCAACCGTTCGGCGTCCGAGTCTGGAAGTCAGTCAGAAAGCGAGCATGGCAGTGTGAGGAGGCGCTCGCACAACTCTGAGTCAAACAGCTCCTCTGAGTCAGAGAGCCGCTCAGAGTCAGAGAGCGAGTCCATCGGGTCCAAATCGCAGCAAGCCACTTCTGAGGCCAAAGACAAACCAGTCAGAAAGAAGGAGCGCCTGGCTGATGTGAAGAAG ATGTGGGAAGAACACCCAGATGTGTACGGCGTCAGGAGGTCGAATCGGAGCAGACAGGAGCCGGCTCGTCTCAACATCGGAGCTGAG GGCAGCAGTGACTCGGAGAGCGAGAGCCCTAAAAGAAAATCTTCTCGAACAAAGAAAAAGGA AAATATCTGGAAAGATGATGACTCAattgatgaagaggaggaggaggagaaggaggagacaTCCGACAGTTCAGACAGtgagcaggaagagaaaaaagttaGATCCAGACGACTTCCTGCTAGAAG gCCTCAGACCAAATCATCAAAAAAGCAGCAGTCtcaaaaaggaagaaagttgAGAAAACAGGAATCGTCAGCTGAAGACGACGATGATGACGACGACGACGATGACGACGATGAAGACGATACTCCAAAGAGACAGACTCGAAGAAGAGGGGCCACAAAAATTAAgag CTATAAAGAAGATCAGCATGACTTCGAAACCGACTCTGATGACCTGATCGAAATGACCGGAGATGCTGGTGAGGAGCAGCAGGACGACGACAGCGAAACCATCGAGAGGGTTCTTGATTGCAGGACCGGCAGCAAAGGAG CCACTGGAGCTTCCACCACTGTGTACGCCGTGGAGGAGAACGGGGACCCATGTGAAGGTTTCGATCCCGAGAAAGATGAAGGAGAGACTCAGTATCTGATCAAGTGGAAGGGCTGGTCCTACATCCACAACACCTGGGAGAGCATCGACTCGCTAACGCAGCAGAAGGTCAAGGGGTTGAAGAAACTGGACAACTTTAAGAAGAAAAACGATGAGTTGAATTCTTG GTTAAGTAAAGCGTCTCCTGAGGATGTGGAGTTTCATAACTGCCAGCAGGAGCTCACATCTGACTTGACGAAGCAGTTTCAAGTTGTGGAGCGAGTTATTG caacaaaaacaggaaagactCCAGGTTCCTCTGATTTTCCCT CCCACAGTCACAAGACTCCATCCTCGAACGAGCCGGAGTACCTGTGCAAGTGGATGGGCTTGCCGTACTCTGAGTGCAGCTGGGAGGACGGCGCCTTGGTCAGGAAGAAGTTTCAGCACTGCATCGACGGCTTCATGAGCCGAAACTCCAGTAAAACCATCCCGTCGAAGGACTGCAAG GTATTAAAGCAAAGGCCGAGGTTTGTCGCCTTAAAGAAACAGCCATCATATATTGGTGATGAGAACCTTGAGCTAAGAGATTACCAGCTGGACGGGTTGAACTGGCTGGCTCACTCCTGGTGCAG GTGCAACAGCGTCATCCTGGCCGATGAGATGGGGCTGGGGAAGACCATCCAGACCATCTCCTTCCTGTCCTACCTGTTCCACCAGCATCAGCTCTACGGACCCTTTCTGGTGGTGGTGCCTCTGTCCACGTTGACCTCCTGGCAGAGGGAGTTTGACACCTGGGCTCCGGACATGAACGTGGTGGTCTACTTGGGCGACGTCATGAGCAGGAAAACG ATCCGTGACTACGAGTGGGTGAACCATCAGACCAAAAGAATCCGTTTCAACGCCCTCTTAACTACCTATGAGATTCTGCTTAAAGACAAG GGCGTCCTGGGGAATATTAACTGGGCCTTCCTGGGTGTGGATGAAGCTCACAGGCTGAAGAATGATGACTCCCTGCTCTACAAATCCTTAATGGAGTTCAGATCCAACCATAGACTCCTCATTACCGGCACTCCGCTACAGAACTCCCTCAAGGAGCTCTGGTCTCTGTTACACTTCTTAATGCCCGACAA GTTTGACTCCTGGGAGGATTTTGAGGATGAACACGGAAAAGGAAGGGACAATGGTTATCAGAGTCTCCACAAAGTCCTGGAGCCATTCCTGCTCCGAAGGGTCAAGAAAGACGTAGAGAAATCTCTACCTGCCAAAGTGGAGCAAATCCTCCGCGTTGACATGTCGGCGCAGCAGAAGCAGTTCTACAa GTGGATTTTAACAAGGAATTACAAAGCCCTTTCCAAAGGTACCCGCGGCAGCTCCAGTGGCTTCCTAAACATTGTGATGGAGCTTAAAAAGTGCTGCAACCATAGTTTCCTCATTAAGCTGCCTGAGGAGGGAGACGGAGAAACGCAGCTGGAAAGCCTCCAG GCTTTGGTGAGGGGCAGTGGAAAGCTGGTCCTGCTGGACAAACTGCTGACCCGACTCCGCGAACGAGGCAACAGAGTCCTGATCTTCTCCCAGATGGTCAGGATGTTGGACATACTGGCCGAATATCTCACAAAGAAGCGATACCCTTTTCAG CGGCTGGACGGTTCAATAAAGGGAGAAATCCGAAAGCAGGCACTGGACCACTTTAATGCAGAGGGATCAGAG GacttctgcttcctgttgtcCACCAGAGCTGGAGGTTTGGGTATTAACTTGGCCTCGGCAGACACTGTCGTCATATTCGACTCGGACTGGAACCCTCAGAACGACCTGCAGGCCCAGGCCAGAGCCCACAGGATCGGACAGAAGAAGCAG GTGAATATATATCGGCTCGTCACTAAAGGAACGGTGGAAGAGGACATCATCGAGAGGGCAAAGAAGAAGATGGTTTTGGACCATCTGGTCATTCAGAGAATGGACACGACAGGCCGAACGGTTCTGGATAACAACTCAGGAAACTCAAA TTCAAACCCCTTCAATAAGGAAGAACTGACTGCTATTCTCAAGTTTGGTGCTGAAGATCTGTTCAAAGAGGCAGAGGGAGAGGAGTCCGAGCCACAG gaGATGGATATAGAAGAGATCCTGAGGTTGGCAGAAACAAGAGAAACTGATCAAGGCTCCAGCGCTACAGATGAGCTTCTATCACAGTTTAAG GTCGCCAACTTCTCCAGTATGGAAGACACCACTCCGGAGTTTGAGGAGAAGCCCATACGGGAATGGGACGACATCATTCCTGAGGAGCAGCGGCGTAAAATTGAGGAGGCGGAGAAGCAGCGGGAGATGGAAGACATCTTCATGCTGCCCAGGAGCAGGAGCTCCAACAAGAGG GCTCAAGCCAATGACAGCGACAGCGATGTGGGCTCGAAGCTGAAGCAGCGCTCGTCTGGCTCAGACAGCGAGACGGATGACAGCGACGACGACAAGAAGCCAAAGAAAAGAGGCAGACCTCGAGCTCGCAAAAACAACGTGGAGGGCTTCACCGATGCAGAAATCCGCAG ATTCATTAAAGCCTATAAGAAGTTTGGATCGCCACTGGAGAG acTGGAAGCCATCGCCCGAGACTCTGAGTTGGTGGACAAATCCATCGCAGACCTCAAGAGGCTGGGCGAACTGATTCACTCCAGCTGCGTGACGGCCGTGCAGGAACACGAGGAACAGCTCAAAGAGAACCCAGTTGAAG ccaaAGGTCATGGGAAACGCAGAGGAATCAACATTAAGATTTCAGGAGTTCAGGTCAATGCCAAGTCAATCATCCAGCACGAGGAGGAGTTTGAGCCGCTTCACAAAGTCGTGCCCCTTAACCCCGCTGAGAGGAACAA GTTCATACTGACTTGCAGGGTTAAAGTCGCCCACTTTGATGTGGAGTGGGATCTGCAGGACGACACTCAGCTTCTACTGGGCATCTACGAACACGGCTTTGGAAACTGGGATCTGATAAAGACAGATCCCGACCTGCAACTGGCTGATAAG ATTCTTCCAGACGACCCAAACAAGAAGCCTCAGGGCAAGCAGTTGCAGGCGAGAGCTGAGTATTTGCTCAAGCTGCTTAAGAAAGAGCAAGACAACGCGATTCTATCTAAATCCGGAGAGGAG GTTAAGGTGAAGAAGAGGAAGCCCCGAGCTAAGAAGGAAGCCAAGGTTCTCAAAGACGAGCAGGGCAACGAGATCTCGTCCCCCCGGCTGTCCGATAACCTGTCAGAGGAAGGAGAGGTCAAG GAAGAGGGAGCGGAGAAGTCTCCTGTGAAGaagaggcaaaagaaaaaagataacaaggaaaacaaagaaaaacagggaacacctaaaaaagagaaagatggagacaaggaaaagaaaaccgCCAAGCCCAGAAAGGAGAAG GCTAAGGCAGCCAAAGGGAAGAAGACTCAAGGTCCAGTTCACATCACGGCCGGTTCCGAGCCCGTTCCCATCGAAGGAAAGGAGGACGACGAGCTCGACCAGGAAACCTTTAGTATT TGTAAGGAGCGCATGCGGCCGGTGAAGAAGGCCCTCAAGCAACTGGACAAACCCGATGAAGGACTGTCCGACCAGGAGCAGCTCCAGCACACACGCACATGCCTGCTGAAGATCGGAGACCGAATCACAGAGTGCCTTAAAGCGTACAGCGACCCCGAACATGTCAAAATATGgcgcag GAATCTCTGGATTTTTGTGTCAAAGTTCACAGAGTTCAGTGCCAGAAAGCTGCACAAGCTTTACAAAATGGCTCAAAAGAAGCGATCGCATGATGAAGAG AAGGAGCACAAGAAGAAGGACGATTCCTCAGGGAGGATAAAATCCTTCAGACCAGAACCTTCGGGGTCCAGTCGAGACTCCACAGGCATACCGTCCTCCAAATCCGCTCCTCTCCCGAGCCAATCAGGAACACACGGACACCACAGGGAACCATACAACGCTGCTAACAAACGACACTTTGGCAACAACG atcgAGGAGACTGGCCGAGAGATCGTAAATACGGTTATCAAGGAAACAGCAATCAGCCTTGGCAGGGAGACCGCCACCATCCATACGACCCTCATCGTTACAAGGATCACTACGGAGATCGACGTCCCCACGGAGACGCGTATCGAAGCTCAGGAGGTTACCGTAACAACACCTCTCCTCGAAAAAGGCCGTATGAGCAGTACGGCAACGACAGGGACCACAGGGGACATCGGCCCTATTATGACAG GCACCCGGACAACAAACGGAGACGCCCCGATGAGTTCCACCCCAGTTACCACCAGGGCAGAGACGGCCCTCCTCAGGACTTCAGGAGGATGCCGGATCACAGAACACAGGGTCCGCCGGGGCCGGAGCATTACAACCGGCCCTTCCACCCAGACAAACCCCTCCCGCTGATGGACCCCCGCTCCCCGCAGGCTCAGAAGTCTCCGCAGGACTCCCGCTCCCCACTGGAACGCCCCATGGATCCCGGCCTTATGGCGGATCCAAACTGGAACAGCAGGAAAACATAG